The window TACCGACCGGGCCGCCTGGCGGGAGACCCTCGCCCCGACGGTCCGCGGAGCGCTCGTGCTGGCCGAGGTCTTCGCCGACGCGCCCGCCGAGTTCGGCGTCATGATGTCCTCCCTGGCCCCGGTGCTCGCCGGCAGCGGCTGCGCGGGACACGCGGCCGCCGACCGCTTCCTCGACGCCCAGGCATCGGCTGTGGGCGGCCTGGTCAGCATCGGCTGGGAGGACCGGGCCCGCCCCGGCACCGGACCGGTCGAGCCGAGCGGCGACGTCCTCGAACTCGTCCTGCGCGCCGACCTGCCGTCCCGGCTCGCGGTCTGCACCACCGACCTGGAGCGTCGTATCCAGCGGCAGCGGACCCGCCCGGAGCCGGCGCGGCCCGCCGACCCAGCCCTCCAACTGCCGCTGCGTGGCGACGAACTGAAGAGCGCCCTGGCGAAACTCTGGTCCCAGGCGCTGCGGACCGAGGTCGACCGCTACGACCGGAGCATTTTCGACCTGGGCGGCGACGAAATGCTGGCGGTCAGGCTCGCCCGGCGCATCGCGGAGGAACTCGGCGTACCGCTGACGGCGAGGGAACTCCTTGCGCACCCGACGATCGACCGGCTGGCGGCGCGCCTTGACCCGGAACCGGTTGCCGCACGAGCGGCTGTGTCGGCGCCCCCTCATCACGGCTGACATCAACCACGAGGAGAACACCGTGGAGCCCCTGCTCCAAGAGATCGTCACCATCGTCGGTGACTATTTCGACGTCCCGCCCAGCCAGTTGGACCCCGACGTCCCGCTCCCGGATCTCGGCGCGGACTCGATGGCGCTGCTCGGCATGCTGCGGCTGCTGGAGGACCGGTACGGCTGCAAAATATCGCTCCGTCAGCTCTTCGACGACGTCCAGACCCCGTCCGACCTGGCCGCGTACCTGGCCGCGCATGCCGGGGCCGCCAAGCAGCCGACGGAGCGGACGGCACCGACCCCTTCGTCCGACCCGGTGACGCCGGCGCCGACCGTGGATGTTGCCCCGGTCGCGGCACCGGCACTCGGATGGCCGACGGCCGATGCCTCACCGGCCGTACAGAGCCTGATCAAGGATCAACTCCTGGTCATGCAGCGTCAGTTGGAGCTGCTCGCGGGCGGCGGGGTCACCGTGCCCGGGGGCGGCGCCTCGACGCCCGTACCGCCGTCGGCGCCGGCCAGGTCGGCGGTGCCACTGGGCCCCGGCGCGCGCGGCACCGCGGTCACTCCCACGGAGACGGCGCAGCGGACCCGCTATCTGAAGGCCCTGGCCGACCGGTTCGGTGCCCGGACCAAGGGCTCGAAGGAATCCGCCCAGCGGTTCCGGCCGATCGTGGCCGACAGCCGCTCCAGCATCGGCTTCCGGCCCTCGACCAAGGAGATGGTGTACCCGCTCGTCGCCGAGCGCGGGCAGGGCGCGCGGGTGTGGGACATCGACGGCAATGAGTACGTCGACCTCACCATGGGTTACGGCGTCCACCTCCTCGGGCACAACCCGCCGTCCGTCATGTCGGCCCTGCGCGAGCGGATGGAGCTCGGCTTCGGCCTCGGACCGCGTACCCGGTTGGTCGAGGACGTCGCCGGTGGGCTGCTCGAACTCACCGGCATGGAGCGCGTCGCCTTCCTCAACACCGGCACCGAAGCGGTCATGACGGCGGTGCGCATTGCACGGGCGGCCACCGGCCGCGACAAGATCGTGATCTTCTCCACCGGGTACCACGGCCACTTCGACGGCGCGCTCGCCGTGCCGTCCCATGAGAACGGCGTGTTCGGCACCAGGCCGCTCGCGGCGGGTGTCTCACCGCGTGCGGTGGAGAACGTGTATGTGCTCGAGTTCGGCACGGACGCCGCACTCGACTTCATCAACAAGCACGGCTCCGAGCTCGCGGCGGTCATGACCGAGCCGGTGACGCTGCGCACTCCCGGCGTGCAGAACCCCGACTTCCTGCGCAAGCTGCGGGAGATCACCCGGGCGCACGGCGCGAAGCTCATCTTCGACGAGATGGTCACGGGCTTCCGCTGCCATCCGGCCGGTGTCCAGGGCCTGTACGGCATCGAGGCGGACCTGGTCACCTACGGCAAGGTGATCGGAGGCGGCATGCCGCTCGGCGTGATCGCCGGACGCGGCGGAGTCATGGACGTCATCGACGGCGGCGTCTGGAACTTCGGCGACGACTCCCGCCCGACGGTGGAATCCACCTTCTTCGCCGGTACGTTCAACCAGCATCCGCTCTCCATGGTGGCGGCGAAGGCGGTCCTCGACCACCTCCGCGAGGAGGGACCCGGTCTGCAGCGTGACCTCGACCGGAAGACCGAGACGTTCGTGGACCAGCTGAACGCCGACTTCCGCGAGCTCGAGGTACCGATCGCGGTCCGCCGCTTCTCCTCGCTCTTCCGCTTCGAGCACGACGTGAACATGGACCCGTTCTACGTCAACCTGCTCGACCGCGGCGTGTTCGTCTGGGAGCTGCGCAACTTCTTCCTGTCCACCGCGCACGAGCAGGCCGATCTCGACCACATCCGCGCCGCGGTACGCGAGTCCGTCGCCGAGCTGCGCACCAACGGCATGCTCGACGACCACCGCACCGGCCCGGTCGGCACCCGGCCGGGACCGGCGCCGCTGCGCAGCACCCTCGCGCAGCGGCAGCTGGTCGCCCTCGACGAGGGCGGCGTGCCCGCCTATCAGACGTCTCTCGGGTACTGGCTCGACGGCCCGCTCGACCGCCCCGCGCTGCGCGCCGCCGTGCAGCAACTGGTCGCTCGCCACGAGTCCCTGCGGACCACACTCGCTGCGGACGGTGACACGCTCGTCGTCCATGCCCCGGCACAGACGGCGCCGACCGATCTGCTGACCGAGCACACCTGCGAGAACGAGGACGACCTCGCAGACCTGTTGCGGACCTGGGCCGCCCGACCGCTGGACCTGGTCGACGGGCCGGTATTCCGCGCGCTCGTGGCGCAGGTCGAGCCGAGGCGGCATCTGCTGCAGATAGCCGTGCACCACGCGGCAGTTGACGGCTGGTCCCTCAGCGTCCTGCTCGAGGACCTCGTCGCGCTGTACAACGCCGGCTGCCGGGGGACGAGCCCCCAACTGCCGCCGGCCGCGCAGTTCCGCGACTACCTCGCCTGGCACGAGCGGGTCGCCTCTGGTGCCTCGGCCGCCGACCACCGCGCGTACTGGCGCTCCCTCCTCAAGGAGGCGCCCACGCCGGCCCTGCCGGTATCGGGACAGCCGGAGAGTTTTCCCCACCCCGCGGTACGGCACAGCATCCTCCTCGACCCCGAGTTCTGCGGCCGGATGCGCGAGGCCGCCCGTACCGAGGGCGTCACGGTGTTCGCCTATCTGGTCGCGGCCTGGGGGGCGTTGCTGCACCGGCTCACGGGGCAGGACGATGTCGTCGTACCGGTCGCCTCCGCCCGGCGCCCCCAGGAGCTGGACCAGGTGGTCGGGTACTGCTCGAACCTGCTGCCGCTGCGTCTGCGCCTGCCGGCGGACATCCTGGCCGTGGACTATGTGGCCGAGGTCCTGACGCATCTGGTGACCGGGCTCGAAAGCCAGGACTACCCGTTCGCGGACCTGCTCACGGAGTGCGCCCCGCCCGGAGCGGGCCTGCGCAGCGACCTGTTCAGCACGTCGATCTCGTTCTACCGCCAGGTGGCGGTGCCCCCCATGGACGGCCTCACGGTGTCGGAAGCCGGCCCGTTGCCCATCACGCACACCGGCCACCCCCTGGCGCTGTACGTCATGGACGGCACCGAGGGATTCCGGTGCGACTTCGAGCTCGCGACCGACGTCCTCGACCCCGGTCTCATCGAGCGCATCCCGCAGTACTACCGGAACCTGCTCGGCGCCATGGTCGCCGACGGCGAGCGGCCGCTGGCCGAACTGGACCACGAAGTCCGCACGAACAACCCCCTTTGAGTCCTCGGACATATGGAGACATGAACCCATGATCACGGCTGGCCTGAAGCTCACCCAGAGCGGCGGTATCGCGCTGCTCAACGACGACCGCCTCGAGTTCAACATCGAGATGCAGAAGCTCGCCAACGGTTCTCGCTACAGCAACGTGGACGAACTCGACGACCTGATCACGATCACGTCCAAGTTCGGATACCAGCTCGGAGACATCGACAAGTGGGCGTTGGACGGCTGGGACGGCGCCACGGAAGGGCGGGTCTCGCTGCTCAGCGGCGGTAAACCGACCGAACTCGTCGTGGCCTCCTATCGAGAGACGGCAAAGGTGCCCGACCCGGGGCTGCCCGGGTACAGCGGCAATCTGGTCATCGGCGGCCGGGCCATGGACTACGTGAGTTACGTCCACGTCGCCGGCCACCTCGCATCGGCCTACTGCACGAGCCCGTTCGCCCGGCGCGGCGAGCCGTCGATGGTCCTGGTCTGGGACGGCGGCTGTTTCCCCCGTCTCTACTGCGTCGACGCCGACGGCCGTATAGAGCCGGGTGGCGAGGCGTTTCCGCTCATCGGCCACACGTACTCGATGGCCTCTCAGTACTGGGGGCCGTTCAAGCGCCCGAACAAGTCGACCCATGTCGACGACCTCTCCGTCGCCGGGAAGATGATGGCGTACATCGCTCTCGGCACGCCGCGGGACGACATCAAGAAGGTCTTCCGGGAGAGTTTCCACGAGCACTTCGAAGCGGACTCGCCCCGAGTGCGGGCGTACCGCCAGAAGATCATCGGGTGTGGCAGCACCGGAGAGAACTCGCACGCCTACGTTCATGAGTTCCTTACGGCGGTGCAGAAGCTCACCAGCGGACTCGGCGCGGCCGATGAGGACGTGCTGGCGACGGTCCATGTGTTCCTCGAGGAACTGCTGATCGAAGGTGTCACCTCGAAGATCCGGGCGTGGAAGGGTGCCACCCCGTGGAACCTCTGCTTCGCCGGCGGATGCGCGCTGAACATCAAGTGGAACAGCGCGCTGCGCGCCCACCCGATGATCAAGGCCATGTGGGTTCCCCCGTTCCCCGACGACTCGGGCGTCGCCATCGGTACGGCCTGCCTTGCCGCGGCCGACGGCCAGGGCCTGCGGCCGATCGAATGGGACACCCGGCTCGGGCCCGGTCTCGAGCCGACGCGGGATGTGCCGCAGGGGTGGACCGTGGAACCGTGCGCGCCGGAGGAACTCGCCCGGATTCTGCACACCACGGGCACGGCCGCGGTCGTGCTCAACGGCCGTGCGGAGCTGGGGCCGCGGGCGCTCGGCTCGCGGAGCATCATCGCTCCCGCCACGGATGCGACGATGAAGAAGCTCCTGAACGACGCGAAGGACAGGGAGCACTACCGGCCGGTCGCGCCGATCTGCCTGGAAGAGCACGCTCCCACCGTCTTCGATCCCGGTACCCCCGACCCTTACATGCTTTTCGAGCACTGGGTCCGCCCGGAATGGATCGACCGCGTTCCGGCGATCATGCACCTGGACGGCACCGCTCGGCTGCAGACGGTCAATGAAGGCGATGACCCGAACCTGCACACCATTCTCCGCGAGTACTACCGAATCAGCGGAATTCCGGTCCTGTGCAACACGAGCGCGAACTACAACGGCCGCAGCTTCTTCCCGGACGCCGCATCGGCGATGGAGTGGGGCCGTCTCGACCTGGTGTGGAGCGAAGGCGTCCTCTACCGTAGGGAAGATTTCGCTCGATAGGCCTGGCCGTATTTCTGGGTGCGATCGCCGCCTGATGCCCGCGTCAGGCGGCGGCAGCCATGGTTCCTCTGTCTCGCCGGCGAGACAAATGACGTGCTAGCCTCGCAAATCAAATTGATCATTGGGAATTCATAAAGTGCAGTCCGGGGAAATGCAGTTGGAGGAGAGGACTTTCATGTCCAGGCCCGATGTGTCGATGCTTCTCGCGAAAAACGCCGCAGAGCGGGCCAAGCGACTCCGGCCGGATGGCAACGATCAGTATGTGCAGCTCAGCGGTGAGCACGCGCATATGAACGAGGACCCATTCACTGATCGCATAGAACGCGAACCGCACCGTGACCACGTCACGTTCGCGTTTATCGGCGGGGGTTTCGCCGGCCTGATGACAGGTGCTCACCTGAAGACGGCAGGGGTCACCGATATCAGGATCGTCGAGAGCGGCGGTGACTTCGGCGGAACCTGGTACTGGAACCGGTACCCGGGCGTCCAGTGCGATGTCGCTTCCCTGGTCTACCTGCCGTTGCTGGAGGAGACCGGGTATGTGCCCTCGGAGTGGTACGCACACGGCCCGGAGATATTCGAGCACTGCCAGCGCATCGGCAAGCAGTACGGGCTGTACGAGAACGCGCTCTTCCACACCCGGGTGACCGGCCTGGAGTGGGACGACACCACTCGGCTGTGGACGGTGCGGACCGATCGCGGCGACGAGTTCACCGCGCAGTTCGTGAGCTGGGGGCTCGGCCACCTCTCCGTGCCGAAGCTGCCCGGCATCCCCGGCATCGAGACCTTCGCGGGCCACGCCTTCCACGCCAGCAGGTGGGACTACGCGTACACCGGCGATCCGGACGGCGGACCGCTGGACCAGCTCCGTGACAAGCGCGTGGCGATCATCGGCACGGGTGCCACCGCGGTGCAGTCCGTTCCCCACCTGGCGAGGGCCTGCCAGGAACTGTTCGTCTTTCAGCGCACCCCTTCCGTGGTCGACGTCCGGGACAACCGGCCGATCGACCCTGAGTGGTTCGCCGAGATGGCCACACCGGGCTGGCAGCAGCGCTGGCTGGACAACTACGCGGCCAACATGGCCTCGGCCGAGCAGCCGGCCGAGGATTTGATCAACGACGGCTGGACCGCCCTGGCCAGGATGTGGCGCGAGGCGGAAGGCACGCCGAGCGCGGAATCGGACGGGTCCGAGGAGATCAGCGCCGAGGAGATCAGCGCCGAGGAGATCAGCGCCGAGGTGTACGCCGACCTCGAGAAGATGAAGGTGATCCACGCCCGGGTGGACGACACGGTCCAGGACCCACGGACCGCCGCGCTTCTCAAGCCCTGGTATCACCTGCCCTGCAAGCGCATCACCTTTCACGACGAATACCTGGATGCCTTCAACGTGCCGACGGTTCATCTGGTCGACACGGACGGAAAGGGAGTCGAGCGGATCACCCCGCGAGGTGTCGTGGTCGACGGCACCGAGTACGAGGTGGACTGCATCATCTACGCGTCGGGCTTCGAGGTCGGCAGCGCACCTACCCGGCGTGCCGGATTCGACCCCGTCGGCAAG of the Streptomyces sp. NBC_00287 genome contains:
- a CDS encoding aminotransferase class III-fold pyridoxal phosphate-dependent enzyme, with the translated sequence MEPLLQEIVTIVGDYFDVPPSQLDPDVPLPDLGADSMALLGMLRLLEDRYGCKISLRQLFDDVQTPSDLAAYLAAHAGAAKQPTERTAPTPSSDPVTPAPTVDVAPVAAPALGWPTADASPAVQSLIKDQLLVMQRQLELLAGGGVTVPGGGASTPVPPSAPARSAVPLGPGARGTAVTPTETAQRTRYLKALADRFGARTKGSKESAQRFRPIVADSRSSIGFRPSTKEMVYPLVAERGQGARVWDIDGNEYVDLTMGYGVHLLGHNPPSVMSALRERMELGFGLGPRTRLVEDVAGGLLELTGMERVAFLNTGTEAVMTAVRIARAATGRDKIVIFSTGYHGHFDGALAVPSHENGVFGTRPLAAGVSPRAVENVYVLEFGTDAALDFINKHGSELAAVMTEPVTLRTPGVQNPDFLRKLREITRAHGAKLIFDEMVTGFRCHPAGVQGLYGIEADLVTYGKVIGGGMPLGVIAGRGGVMDVIDGGVWNFGDDSRPTVESTFFAGTFNQHPLSMVAAKAVLDHLREEGPGLQRDLDRKTETFVDQLNADFRELEVPIAVRRFSSLFRFEHDVNMDPFYVNLLDRGVFVWELRNFFLSTAHEQADLDHIRAAVRESVAELRTNGMLDDHRTGPVGTRPGPAPLRSTLAQRQLVALDEGGVPAYQTSLGYWLDGPLDRPALRAAVQQLVARHESLRTTLAADGDTLVVHAPAQTAPTDLLTEHTCENEDDLADLLRTWAARPLDLVDGPVFRALVAQVEPRRHLLQIAVHHAAVDGWSLSVLLEDLVALYNAGCRGTSPQLPPAAQFRDYLAWHERVASGASAADHRAYWRSLLKEAPTPALPVSGQPESFPHPAVRHSILLDPEFCGRMREAARTEGVTVFAYLVAAWGALLHRLTGQDDVVVPVASARRPQELDQVVGYCSNLLPLRLRLPADILAVDYVAEVLTHLVTGLESQDYPFADLLTECAPPGAGLRSDLFSTSISFYRQVAVPPMDGLTVSEAGPLPITHTGHPLALYVMDGTEGFRCDFELATDVLDPGLIERIPQYYRNLLGAMVADGERPLAELDHEVRTNNPL
- a CDS encoding carbamoyltransferase N-terminal domain-containing protein, giving the protein MITAGLKLTQSGGIALLNDDRLEFNIEMQKLANGSRYSNVDELDDLITITSKFGYQLGDIDKWALDGWDGATEGRVSLLSGGKPTELVVASYRETAKVPDPGLPGYSGNLVIGGRAMDYVSYVHVAGHLASAYCTSPFARRGEPSMVLVWDGGCFPRLYCVDADGRIEPGGEAFPLIGHTYSMASQYWGPFKRPNKSTHVDDLSVAGKMMAYIALGTPRDDIKKVFRESFHEHFEADSPRVRAYRQKIIGCGSTGENSHAYVHEFLTAVQKLTSGLGAADEDVLATVHVFLEELLIEGVTSKIRAWKGATPWNLCFAGGCALNIKWNSALRAHPMIKAMWVPPFPDDSGVAIGTACLAAADGQGLRPIEWDTRLGPGLEPTRDVPQGWTVEPCAPEELARILHTTGTAAVVLNGRAELGPRALGSRSIIAPATDATMKKLLNDAKDREHYRPVAPICLEEHAPTVFDPGTPDPYMLFEHWVRPEWIDRVPAIMHLDGTARLQTVNEGDDPNLHTILREYYRISGIPVLCNTSANYNGRSFFPDAASAMEWGRLDLVWSEGVLYRREDFAR
- a CDS encoding flavin-containing monooxygenase translates to MTGAHLKTAGVTDIRIVESGGDFGGTWYWNRYPGVQCDVASLVYLPLLEETGYVPSEWYAHGPEIFEHCQRIGKQYGLYENALFHTRVTGLEWDDTTRLWTVRTDRGDEFTAQFVSWGLGHLSVPKLPGIPGIETFAGHAFHASRWDYAYTGDPDGGPLDQLRDKRVAIIGTGATAVQSVPHLARACQELFVFQRTPSVVDVRDNRPIDPEWFAEMATPGWQQRWLDNYAANMASAEQPAEDLINDGWTALARMWREAEGTPSAESDGSEEISAEEISAEEISAEVYADLEKMKVIHARVDDTVQDPRTAALLKPWYHLPCKRITFHDEYLDAFNVPTVHLVDTDGKGVERITPRGVVVDGTEYEVDCIIYASGFEVGSAPTRRAGFDPVGKGGRRLSEHWSDGMRTMHGIHVHGFPNAFLVQQFTGGVRFSNLSHNLSEAAKTVAAVVAHAVGEGVDVVEVTRQAEDAWMDQVGVDPEWRDFLATGCTPGYLNNEGTDLGAHHLFDEFEGADGPGFFRLLQQWRTAQDFDGLKFDR